One region of Triticum aestivum cultivar Chinese Spring chromosome 6B, IWGSC CS RefSeq v2.1, whole genome shotgun sequence genomic DNA includes:
- the LOC123135943 gene encoding NADH-ubiquinone oxidoreductase 20.9 kDa subunit: MNTDITASVKPEYPVVDRNPAFTKVVANFSTLDYLRLSTISAVSVTVGYLSGIKPGIRGPSMVTGGLIGVLGGFMYAYQNSAGRLMGFFPNESGVTRYKYKL; encoded by the exons ATGAACACCGACATCACCGCGTCGGTGAAGCCGGAGTACCCGGTGGTGGACCGGAACCCCGCCTTCACCAAAGTCGTCGCCAACTTCTCCACGCTCGACTACCTCCGCCTCTCCACCATCTCCGCCGTCTCCGTCACCGTCGGCTACCTCTCCG GGATCAAGCCGGGGATCCGCGGGCCGTCGATGGTGACGGGGGGCCTCATCGGCGTCTTGGGAGGGTTCATGTACGCCTACCAGAACTCCGCCGGACGCCTCATGGGGTTCTTCCCCAACGAGTCCGGGGTCACGCGCTACAAGTACAAGCTGTAG